Within the Arthrobacter sp. UKPF54-2 genome, the region GCCGCTCACCAGGAGTGCTGCGGGCACTGCTGCCCATTTGGCCCAAGTGGCCGTGCGTGCTGAGACCTTTGCCATGACTAACTCCTGGTGGTGTATGGGGCCCCCGCCCCGGATGAGACCTAGCACAGGCCCCCTGAGCGGAACCTGTTGAGAAAAAAGTACACTGAAGTGACTTGATAATCAAGCTAACGAATAATCTTCCTTGTTCTTGACGCCAAAAAACTGCGGATTTCCGGGTTTTTTGGGGAGTTAGCTTGAAAATAAAGTAGATCTCGAACCGGTTTGCGCGTCTCTTCGGGGCACAGTTAAGGGCAGTGCGCATATGATGAATTGCCCGCACACTGCAGGGCACATTTACTAGGAGCTAGACATGACAGACCAGGCGGAGGGACCGGCGGGGGACAAGGACGTGCTGTTGCGGATCACGCAGGGCCTGCGCCGGGTCGACGTGGGGACGTACGCCCTCCGGATCCGGCTGGCCGAGAAGCTGGGCATCGGCACCATCGATATCAACGCGATGGCCTTTGTCGGCGAAGTCGACGGCATGACGCCGAAGGCGCTCGGCCATCTGCTGAACATCACCACCGGATCCGTGACGGCCATGGTGGACCGCCTGGAATCCAAGGGATTCATGGTCCGCAAG harbors:
- a CDS encoding MarR family winged helix-turn-helix transcriptional regulator codes for the protein MTDQAEGPAGDKDVLLRITQGLRRVDVGTYALRIRLAEKLGIGTIDINAMAFVGEVDGMTPKALGHLLNITTGSVTAMVDRLESKGFMVRKPNPTDRRSVLLHLSPAGTHAMQWATEHFADAAAAVLDGAPEESISDVAGFLEGIGQRLLAAASAPEQPRG